One stretch of Pseudomonas sp. NC02 DNA includes these proteins:
- the xdhA gene encoding xanthine dehydrogenase small subunit, protein MIQFLLNQELRSEHALDPNLTVLNYLREHLGKSGTKEGCASGDCGACTVVVGELHTDDQGAEQIRYRSLNSCLTFVSSLHGKQLISVEDLKHQGQLHSVQQAMVECHGSQCGFCTPGFVMSLFALQKNSDAPDSQKAHEALAGNLCRCTGYRPILAAAEQACCNKPQDQFDSRQADTIARLKAIAPTQTGELNSGDKRCLVPLTVADLADLYDAYPQARLLAGGTDLALEVTQFHRTLPVMIYVGNIEEMKRIESFDDRLEIGAATPLSDCYSALNHEYPDFGELLHRFASLQIRNQGTLGGNIGNASPIGDSPPLLIALGAQIVLCKGNTRRTLALEDYFIDYRVTARQDSEFIEKIIVPKGVPLFRAYKVSKRLDDDISAVCAAFNLKITNGVIDDARVAFGGMAATPKRAKNCEAVLNGATWNSATVEKACAALAEDFTPLSDFRASKEYRLLSAQNLLRKYFIELQTPHIETRVTAYV, encoded by the coding sequence GTGATCCAGTTTTTACTAAACCAGGAGCTCCGTAGCGAGCACGCCCTGGACCCGAACCTGACCGTGCTCAACTATTTGCGTGAGCACCTGGGCAAATCCGGCACCAAGGAAGGCTGCGCCAGCGGCGACTGTGGCGCCTGCACCGTGGTAGTCGGCGAGTTGCACACCGACGATCAGGGCGCCGAGCAGATTCGCTATCGCAGCCTCAATTCGTGCCTGACGTTTGTCTCGTCCCTGCACGGCAAACAACTGATCAGCGTCGAAGACCTCAAGCACCAGGGCCAACTCCACAGCGTGCAACAGGCCATGGTGGAGTGCCACGGTTCGCAATGCGGCTTCTGCACCCCGGGCTTTGTGATGTCGCTGTTCGCCCTGCAAAAGAACAGTGATGCACCCGACAGCCAAAAGGCCCACGAAGCCCTGGCCGGCAACCTCTGCCGCTGCACCGGCTATCGCCCGATTCTTGCCGCCGCCGAACAGGCCTGCTGCAACAAGCCCCAGGACCAGTTCGACAGTCGCCAGGCCGACACCATCGCCCGCCTGAAAGCCATCGCCCCGACGCAAACCGGCGAGTTGAACAGCGGCGACAAACGCTGCCTGGTGCCGCTGACCGTCGCCGACCTGGCGGACCTTTACGACGCTTACCCACAAGCCCGGCTGCTGGCCGGCGGCACCGACCTGGCGCTGGAAGTCACCCAGTTCCACCGCACGCTGCCGGTGATGATCTACGTCGGCAATATCGAAGAGATGAAGCGCATCGAAAGCTTCGACGACCGCCTGGAAATCGGCGCCGCCACTCCCCTGTCCGATTGCTACAGCGCGCTCAACCACGAATACCCGGATTTCGGCGAATTGCTCCACCGTTTCGCCTCGTTGCAGATCCGCAACCAGGGCACCCTGGGCGGCAATATCGGCAATGCCTCGCCCATCGGTGACTCGCCGCCACTGCTGATCGCCCTCGGCGCGCAGATCGTGCTGTGCAAGGGCAACACCCGCCGTACCCTGGCGCTGGAAGACTATTTCATCGACTACCGCGTCACTGCCCGCCAGGACAGCGAATTCATCGAGAAAATCATCGTGCCCAAAGGCGTGCCGCTGTTCCGTGCCTACAAGGTTTCCAAGCGCCTGGACGATGACATCTCTGCCGTCTGCGCGGCCTTCAACCTGAAGATCACTAACGGTGTGATCGACGATGCCCGCGTGGCGTTCGGCGGCATGGCCGCCACCCCGAAACGCGCGAAGAACTGCGAGGCCGTACTGAACGGCGCCACCTGGAATTCCGCCACCGTGGAAAAAGCCTGCGCGGCCCTGGCCGAGGATTTCACCCCGCTGTCGGACTTCCGCGCCAGCAAGGAATACCGCCTGCTCAGCGCACAGAACCTGCTGCGCAAATACTTCATCGAACTGCAAACGCCGCACATCGAGACTCGGGTGACCGCTTATGTCTAA
- a CDS encoding GntR family transcriptional regulator, with protein MTFKAPDSLAEQIAHHLAERIIRGDLKPGERIQEQKVTLALNVSRGSVREALLILERRHLIAILPRRGAHVTELTAHKVQSLCTLMGELYILLGNAVAAGWQTQADMAPFVQIQQRLIASFERQDIRAFVEESFNVMRAAYPFANNPYLQETVENLQPAMNRAYYLALDQRKASMSEYLVLFEQLLAAVLARDLPQIRLVLSAYGERSCSLVIAALAEA; from the coding sequence ATGACGTTCAAGGCGCCGGATAGTCTTGCCGAGCAAATCGCTCACCACCTCGCCGAACGTATCATTCGCGGCGATCTCAAGCCTGGGGAGCGGATCCAGGAGCAGAAGGTCACACTGGCGCTGAATGTCAGTCGTGGTTCCGTGCGCGAAGCCTTGCTGATCCTCGAGCGCCGGCACCTGATTGCGATCCTGCCGCGCCGTGGCGCCCACGTCACCGAGCTGACGGCCCACAAGGTGCAAAGCCTGTGCACGCTGATGGGCGAGCTGTACATCCTGCTGGGCAATGCGGTCGCCGCCGGCTGGCAGACCCAGGCCGACATGGCGCCGTTCGTGCAAATCCAGCAGCGCCTGATCGCCAGCTTCGAACGCCAGGACATCCGCGCCTTCGTCGAAGAGAGCTTCAACGTGATGCGTGCCGCCTATCCGTTCGCCAACAACCCGTACCTGCAGGAAACCGTCGAGAACCTGCAGCCGGCGATGAACCGCGCCTATTACCTGGCGCTGGATCAGCGCAAGGCGTCCATGAGCGAGTACCTGGTGCTGTTCGAGCAATTGCTCGCCGCCGTGCTGGCCCGTGACCTGCCGCAGATTCGCCTGGTGCTCTCGGCCTACGGCGAGCGCAGTTGCTCGCTGGTCATTGCTGCGTTGGCGGAAGCCTAA
- the smc gene encoding chromosome segregation protein SMC translates to MRLKCIKLAGFKSFVDPTTVNFPSNMAAVVGPNGCGKSNIIDAVRWVMGESSAKNLRGESMTDVIFNGSTSRKPVSQASIELVFDNSDGTLVGEYAAYAEISIRRKVTRDSQNSYFLNGIKCRRRDITDIFLGTGLGPRSYSIIEQGMISKLIEAKPEDLRNFIEEAAGISKYKERRRETENRIRRTHENLARLTDLREELERQLERLHRQAQAAEKYQEYKGEERQLKAQLSALRWQALNDQVGQREAIIGTQEISFEALVAEQRNADASIERLRDGHHDLSERFNLVQGRFYSVGGDIARVEQSIQHGQQRLRQLQDDLKEAERARLETESHLGHDRTLLLTLGEELDMLTPEQEVTSAAAEEAAAALEESETTMHAWQEQWDTFNLQSAEPRRQAEVQQSRIQQLETSMERLAERQRRLVEERVLLAADPEDAAILELSEKLAESEMTLEELEASEEQQVERLEQLRQQLQQATQAQQQAQGDLQRLNGRLASLEALQQAALDPGTGTAEWLRDQHLAERPRLAEGLKVEAGWELAVETVLGADLQAVLVDDFGGFDLAGFAQGDLRLLSPAADGTRVPGSLLDKVEAAIDLSPWLGQVKPVDSLEQALAQRGQLAAGQSLISRDGFWVGRHFLRVRRASEAESGVLARGQEIVNLTAEREEREATLESLENQLQTLRATQRQQETGREHLRRLLQDEARQQGELKAQLSASKAKVEQLTLRRTRLDEEVAEMGEQRALEHEQVGEARLQLQEALDSMALDTEQRELLLAQRDSLRERLDRVRQEARQHKDHAHQLAVRLGSLRAQHDSTRQALERLEMQSERLTEKREQLSLNLEEGEAPLEELRLKLEELLDKRMTVDEELKTAQIALEDADRELRDAEKRRTQAEQQSQLIRGQLEQQRMEWQALTVRRKTLQDQLLEDGYDLHGVLNTLTAEANEKEAEEELERIAARIQRLGAINLAAIDEYQQQSERKRYLDAQNADLVEALDTLENVIRKIDKETRNRFKDTFDQINGGLQALFPKVFGGGSAYLELTGEDLLDTGVTIMARPPGKKNSTIHLLSGGEKALTALALVFAIFKLNPAPFCMLDEVDAPLDDANVGRYARLVKEMSQTVQFIYITHNKIAMEMADQLMGVTMHEPGCSRLVAVDVEEAMALVES, encoded by the coding sequence GTGCGGCTCAAGTGCATCAAACTGGCGGGGTTCAAATCCTTCGTCGACCCGACCACGGTGAACTTCCCCAGTAACATGGCGGCAGTGGTCGGGCCCAATGGCTGCGGCAAGTCGAACATCATCGACGCCGTACGCTGGGTGATGGGCGAGAGCTCCGCAAAAAACCTGCGTGGCGAGTCGATGACCGACGTCATCTTCAACGGCTCCACCAGCCGCAAGCCGGTGAGCCAGGCCAGCATCGAACTGGTGTTCGACAATTCCGACGGCACCCTGGTGGGCGAGTACGCGGCCTATGCGGAAATCTCCATTCGCCGCAAAGTGACCCGCGACAGCCAGAACAGCTACTTCCTCAACGGCATCAAGTGTCGCCGCCGGGACATCACCGACATCTTCCTCGGTACCGGCCTGGGCCCGCGCAGCTATTCGATCATCGAACAGGGGATGATCTCCAAGCTGATCGAAGCCAAGCCCGAAGACCTGCGTAACTTTATCGAGGAAGCGGCCGGCATCTCCAAGTACAAGGAGCGCCGCCGCGAGACCGAAAACCGTATCCGCCGTACCCATGAAAACCTTGCCCGTCTGACTGACCTGCGTGAAGAGCTGGAGCGCCAGCTGGAGCGCCTGCACCGCCAGGCCCAGGCCGCCGAGAAGTATCAGGAATACAAGGGCGAGGAGCGTCAGCTCAAGGCGCAACTGTCGGCCCTGCGCTGGCAGGCGTTGAATGACCAGGTGGGCCAGCGCGAAGCAATCATCGGCACCCAGGAAATCAGCTTCGAAGCCCTGGTGGCCGAGCAGCGCAATGCCGACGCCAGCATCGAACGCCTGAGGGACGGTCACCATGACCTGTCCGAGCGCTTCAATCTGGTGCAGGGGCGCTTCTATTCGGTGGGCGGCGATATCGCCCGGGTCGAGCAGAGCATCCAGCACGGCCAGCAGCGTTTGCGCCAGTTGCAGGACGACTTGAAAGAAGCCGAGCGTGCGCGCCTGGAAACCGAATCGCACCTGGGCCACGACCGCACCTTGCTGCTGACCCTTGGGGAGGAGCTGGACATGCTCACTCCCGAGCAGGAAGTCACCAGCGCCGCTGCCGAGGAAGCCGCTGCGGCCCTGGAAGAATCCGAAACCACCATGCACGCCTGGCAGGAGCAGTGGGACACGTTCAACCTGCAATCTGCCGAGCCGCGCCGCCAGGCTGAGGTGCAGCAGTCACGCATCCAGCAACTGGAAACCAGCATGGAGCGCCTGGCCGAGCGTCAGCGGCGCCTGGTGGAAGAGCGCGTGCTGCTCGCTGCCGACCCGGAAGATGCAGCGATCCTCGAACTGAGCGAGAAACTCGCCGAAAGCGAAATGACGCTGGAAGAGCTGGAAGCCAGCGAAGAACAACAAGTGGAGCGCCTCGAGCAATTGCGTCAGCAACTGCAGCAGGCGACCCAGGCACAGCAGCAGGCCCAGGGCGATTTGCAGCGGCTCAACGGCCGGTTGGCTTCCCTGGAAGCCTTGCAGCAAGCGGCGCTTGACCCGGGCACCGGCACGGCTGAATGGCTGCGTGACCAACACCTGGCCGAGCGTCCGCGCCTGGCCGAAGGCCTGAAGGTTGAAGCCGGTTGGGAGCTGGCGGTGGAAACCGTGCTCGGCGCCGACCTGCAAGCGGTGCTGGTGGATGATTTTGGCGGGTTTGACCTGGCGGGTTTTGCCCAGGGCGATCTGCGTTTGCTCAGCCCGGCGGCGGACGGCACTCGCGTGCCGGGCAGCCTGCTGGATAAAGTGGAGGCGGCGATTGACCTGTCGCCGTGGCTCGGCCAGGTCAAGCCGGTCGACAGCCTTGAGCAGGCCCTGGCCCAGCGCGGGCAGTTGGCCGCCGGGCAAAGCCTGATCAGCCGTGATGGCTTTTGGGTCGGCCGGCACTTTTTGCGGGTACGGCGCGCCAGCGAAGCGGAAAGCGGCGTATTGGCCCGTGGCCAGGAAATCGTCAACCTGACCGCCGAGCGCGAAGAGCGCGAAGCCACACTCGAGTCCCTGGAAAACCAGCTGCAAACCCTGCGCGCCACCCAGCGCCAGCAAGAGACCGGCCGCGAACACCTGCGCCGGCTGTTGCAGGACGAAGCGCGCCAGCAGGGCGAATTGAAAGCCCAGCTCTCGGCGAGCAAGGCCAAGGTCGAGCAACTGACCCTGCGCCGCACCCGGCTCGACGAAGAAGTGGCCGAGATGGGCGAGCAACGCGCCCTCGAACACGAACAAGTCGGCGAAGCACGCCTGCAATTGCAGGAAGCCCTCGACAGCATGGCCCTGGACACCGAGCAGCGCGAGTTGCTGCTGGCCCAGCGCGACAGCTTGCGCGAGCGCCTCGACCGGGTGCGCCAGGAAGCTCGCCAGCACAAGGATCACGCCCATCAATTGGCCGTGCGCCTCGGCTCCCTGCGGGCGCAGCACGACTCCACGCGCCAGGCCCTTGAGCGCCTGGAAATGCAGTCCGAACGCCTGACCGAAAAACGCGAGCAACTGAGCCTCAACCTGGAGGAGGGCGAGGCCCCGCTGGAAGAGCTGCGCCTGAAGCTTGAAGAGTTGCTCGACAAGCGCATGACCGTCGACGAAGAGCTCAAGACCGCCCAAATCGCCCTGGAAGACGCCGACCGCGAACTGCGCGACGCGGAAAAACGCCGGACCCAGGCCGAGCAACAGTCGCAACTGATCCGGGGCCAGCTCGAACAGCAGCGCATGGAATGGCAGGCCCTGACGGTGCGCCGCAAAACCCTGCAAGACCAGTTGCTGGAAGACGGCTACGACCTGCACGGCGTGCTCAATACCCTGACCGCCGAGGCCAACGAGAAAGAAGCCGAAGAAGAACTTGAGCGGATTGCCGCGCGCATTCAACGACTCGGCGCGATCAACCTCGCGGCCATCGACGAGTACCAGCAGCAGTCCGAGCGCAAACGTTATCTGGATGCGCAGAACGCCGATCTTGTCGAAGCGCTGGACACCCTGGAAAACGTGATCCGCAAGATCGACAAGGAAACCCGTAATCGCTTCAAAGATACCTTTGATCAGATTAATGGTGGTTTACAGGCGTTATTCCCGAAAGTTTTCGGTGGTGGCAGCGCTTACTTGGAACTGACGGGCGAAGATCTACTCGATACAGGGGTAACGATCATGGCGCGGCCTCCGGGCAAGAAGAACAGCACCATCCATTTGTTGTCTGGTGGCGAGAAGGCACTGACCGCATTGGCCCTGGTATTTGCGATCTTCAAGTTGAACCCGGCGCCGTTTTGCATGCTCGACGAAGTTGACGCCCCGCTGGATGACGCTAACGTTGGACGGTACGCCCGACTGGTTAAAGAGATGTCCCAGACGGTGCAGTTCATCTATATCACCCACAACAAGATCGCCATGGAAATGGCCGATCAATTGATGGGCGTGACGATGCACGAGCCGGGCTGTTCGCGATTGGTGGCGGTGGATGTCGAAGAGGCGATGGCGCTGGTGGAATCCTGA
- the zipA gene encoding cell division protein ZipA codes for MEIGLREWLIVIGIIVIAGILFDGWRRMRGGKGKLKFRLDRNLSNLPDDDGSAELLGPPRVLDNHKEPHLDEHDLPSMSAPVREAREPKRGKRSAASEPSQGDLNLDLEEGPSFSSRDDDFPDESPAKSAHKESVKDQPAAEEVLVISVICRDAAGFKGPALLQNILESGLRFGEMDIFHRHESMAGNGEVLFSMANAVKPGIFDLDDIDHFSTPAVSFFLGLPGPRHPKQAFDVMVAAARKLSQELNGELKDDQRSVLTAQTIEHYRQRIVEFERRALTQKR; via the coding sequence ATGGAAATCGGTCTGCGCGAGTGGCTGATCGTCATCGGCATTATTGTCATTGCCGGTATTCTTTTTGATGGCTGGCGCCGGATGCGTGGCGGCAAGGGCAAGTTGAAATTTCGCCTGGACCGCAACCTGTCCAATTTGCCGGACGACGACGGCAGCGCCGAGCTGCTGGGGCCACCGCGTGTCCTGGACAACCATAAAGAACCGCACCTGGACGAGCACGACCTGCCGTCGATGAGCGCACCGGTGCGTGAAGCCCGTGAACCCAAGCGCGGCAAGCGCAGCGCGGCCAGCGAGCCATCCCAGGGCGACCTGAACCTGGACCTGGAAGAAGGCCCGAGCTTCAGCAGCCGTGATGACGACTTCCCGGATGAGTCCCCGGCCAAGAGCGCCCATAAAGAATCCGTCAAGGACCAGCCGGCTGCCGAAGAGGTGCTGGTGATCAGCGTGATCTGCCGTGACGCCGCCGGCTTCAAGGGCCCGGCCCTGCTGCAGAATATTCTGGAAAGCGGTCTGCGCTTTGGCGAGATGGATATTTTCCATCGCCACGAAAGCATGGCCGGCAACGGCGAAGTCCTGTTCTCCATGGCCAATGCGGTCAAGCCGGGCATCTTCGATCTGGACGACATCGACCATTTCAGCACTCCGGCGGTGAGCTTCTTCCTCGGCTTGCCGGGCCCGCGTCACCCGAAACAAGCGTTCGACGTGATGGTGGCGGCAGCTCGCAAGCTGTCCCAGGAACTCAACGGCGAACTCAAGGACGATCAACGCAGTGTCCTGACCGCCCAGACCATCGAGCATTACCGTCAGCGCATCGTCGAGTTCGAGCGTCGTGCCCTGACACAGAAGCGCTAA
- the ligA gene encoding NAD-dependent DNA ligase LigA, translating into MTAAHTRILELRAELDQHNYRYHVLDEPSIPDAEYDRLFHELKALEAEHPELVTRDSPTQRVGSAALSAFTQVRHEIPMLSLGNAFDESTMLEFDRRVTEGLDLPVGDLFGGGAAVEYSCEPKLDGLAVSLLYQDGELVRGATRGDGTTGEDISVNVRTVRNIPLKLHGTGWPATLEVRGEVFMSKAGFERLNATQLEVGGKTFANPRNAAAGSLRQLDSKITASRPLEFCCYGVTTDISDTHIGNLQQLKKWGMPISHELKLAKGIQDCLDYYRDIGERRNALPYEIDGVVFKVNSIAYQRELGFRAREPRWAIAHKFPAMEELTELLDVEFQVGRTGAVTPVARLKPVKVAGVTVSNATLHNMDEVARLGLMIGDTVIIRRAGDVIPQVVSVVTERRPENARAVQIPESCPVCGSHVERTQLVKRSKGKETVSEGAVYRCVGRLACGAQLKQAIIHFVSRRAMDIDGLGDKTIEQLVDEKLIGSPADLYKLKYEQIIDLEGFADVSSKKLIASIENSKTPTLARFIYALGIPDVGEETAKVLARSLASLERVQQALPEVLTYLPDVGLEVAHEIHSFFEDSHNQDVIGALIAKDECGLELQEQGDLSAEFAASTTLGGLLDKLHVPSVGPGAAQKLADKFGSLEGVIKADWLDMRQALPEKQAKAVRDFFDIEENARRALAIEQQLKDFGMHWQSEKKVVEGLPEAGHTWVLTGSLELMSRDVAKEKLESLGAKVAGSVSAKTHCVVAGPGAGSKLAKATELGLKVLDEEAFVAFLAKHNITV; encoded by the coding sequence ATGACCGCCGCCCACACCCGCATCCTCGAACTGCGCGCTGAACTGGATCAGCACAACTACCGTTACCACGTCCTCGACGAGCCGAGCATTCCGGACGCCGAGTACGACCGTTTGTTCCACGAGCTCAAGGCGCTTGAAGCCGAGCACCCGGAGCTGGTAACCCGTGATTCACCGACGCAGCGGGTCGGCAGTGCGGCATTGTCTGCGTTCACTCAGGTACGCCACGAAATCCCGATGCTCAGCCTCGGCAACGCCTTTGATGAAAGCACCATGCTGGAATTCGATCGCCGGGTCACTGAAGGCCTGGACCTGCCCGTGGGCGACCTGTTTGGCGGTGGCGCAGCGGTGGAGTACAGCTGCGAGCCGAAGCTCGATGGCCTGGCGGTCAGCCTGCTGTATCAGGACGGTGAGCTGGTGCGTGGCGCCACCCGTGGCGATGGCACCACTGGCGAAGACATCAGCGTCAACGTGCGTACCGTGCGCAACATTCCTTTGAAACTGCACGGCACCGGCTGGCCGGCGACCCTCGAAGTGCGCGGCGAAGTATTCATGTCCAAGGCCGGTTTCGAGCGGCTGAACGCCACCCAGCTGGAAGTTGGCGGCAAGACTTTCGCCAACCCGCGCAACGCGGCGGCGGGTAGCCTGCGTCAGCTGGACTCGAAGATCACCGCCAGCCGTCCGCTGGAATTCTGCTGCTATGGCGTGACCACGGATATCAGCGACACCCACATCGGCAACCTGCAACAGCTGAAGAAGTGGGGCATGCCCATCAGCCATGAGCTGAAGCTGGCAAAAGGGATTCAGGATTGCCTCGACTACTACCGCGATATCGGTGAGCGCCGCAACGCCTTGCCCTATGAAATCGACGGCGTGGTGTTCAAGGTCAACAGCATTGCCTACCAGCGGGAGCTGGGCTTCCGTGCCCGCGAGCCGCGCTGGGCAATTGCCCATAAATTCCCGGCCATGGAAGAGCTGACCGAGCTGCTTGACGTTGAATTCCAGGTCGGCCGCACCGGCGCTGTGACACCCGTGGCACGCTTGAAACCGGTCAAGGTCGCGGGTGTGACCGTGTCCAACGCCACACTGCACAACATGGACGAGGTGGCACGCCTGGGCCTGATGATCGGCGACACGGTGATCATCCGCCGTGCCGGTGATGTGATTCCCCAAGTGGTATCGGTGGTGACCGAGCGCCGCCCGGAAAACGCCCGTGCGGTGCAGATCCCCGAGAGCTGCCCGGTGTGCGGCTCCCACGTTGAGCGTACGCAACTGGTCAAGCGCAGCAAGGGCAAGGAAACCGTCAGTGAAGGCGCGGTGTACCGCTGCGTCGGGCGCCTGGCCTGTGGTGCGCAGCTCAAGCAGGCGATCATCCATTTCGTTTCGCGCCGGGCCATGGACATCGATGGCCTGGGCGACAAGACCATCGAGCAACTGGTGGACGAAAAACTCATCGGCTCGCCGGCGGATCTCTACAAGCTCAAGTACGAACAGATCATCGACCTGGAAGGTTTTGCCGACGTTTCCAGCAAGAAGCTGATTGCCTCTATTGAAAACAGCAAGACGCCAACCCTCGCACGGTTTATCTACGCTCTGGGCATTCCCGATGTGGGCGAGGAGACGGCCAAGGTGCTGGCGCGCTCGCTGGCATCCCTGGAGCGCGTGCAGCAGGCCTTGCCGGAAGTGCTGACGTACTTGCCGGACGTTGGCCTGGAAGTGGCCCACGAGATTCACAGCTTCTTTGAAGACAGCCATAACCAGGATGTGATTGGCGCCCTGATCGCGAAGGACGAGTGCGGCCTGGAGTTGCAGGAGCAGGGCGACCTGAGCGCCGAGTTTGCGGCCAGCACCACGTTGGGCGGCTTGCTCGACAAGCTGCACGTGCCGTCCGTGGGCCCGGGCGCCGCGCAGAAACTCGCCGACAAATTCGGCTCCCTCGAAGGCGTGATCAAGGCCGACTGGCTCGACATGCGCCAGGCTTTGCCGGAGAAGCAGGCCAAGGCCGTCCGGGACTTTTTTGATATTGAAGAAAACGCCCGGCGCGCGCTGGCCATCGAGCAACAGCTCAAGGACTTCGGCATGCACTGGCAGAGTGAGAAGAAAGTCGTCGAAGGCTTGCCCGAGGCCGGTCACACCTGGGTGCTCACCGGCTCCCTGGAACTGATGAGCCGCGATGTTGCCAAGGAAAAACTCGAAAGCCTGGGCGCCAAGGTGGCGGGCTCGGTGTCGGCGAAAACCCACTGCGTGGTCGCCGGGCCGGGCGCGGGTTCGAAGCTGGCCAAGGCCACTGAGCTGGGCTTGAAAGTGCTGGATGAAGAGGCGTTCGTGGCATTTTTGGCCAAGCACAACATCACGGTCTGA
- a CDS encoding putative zinc-binding metallopeptidase, with the protein MYRFFEQLSSRIAAPFMAETSRNSKVWQCRCGQSLFFRNSQCLACSALLGYQPEQSRLSSLQPGPYADTWLLDADPEAGAFRRCANLDTPAACNWLLPADNGQVLCVACSLNRTIPDLSIPENPERWRKVETAKRRLVAQLISLGLQVIPKTVDEDTGLAFDFVGIDLEGNAPTTGHANGLITLDIKEADDAHREKIRVQMREPYRTLLGHFRHEVGHYYWDRLIANSHWLEPFRTLFGDERASYADALEQHYQNGPRPDWQQTCVSAYATMHPWEDWAETWAHYLHMMDAVDTALGFGMSAREMDLDYQPFPLSTLYDPGHPGGTAFLSFVNAWIELAGMLNELSRSMGQPDFYPFVLPPAVIAKLHFIHLVIQQEGGRADEVVLL; encoded by the coding sequence ATGTACCGCTTCTTCGAACAACTCAGTTCGCGCATCGCCGCACCGTTCATGGCCGAGACCTCGCGCAACAGCAAGGTCTGGCAGTGCCGCTGTGGGCAATCGCTGTTCTTTCGCAACAGCCAGTGCCTGGCCTGCTCGGCGCTGCTGGGCTATCAGCCGGAGCAGAGTCGCCTGTCCTCCCTGCAGCCCGGCCCGTATGCCGATACCTGGCTGCTGGACGCCGACCCTGAAGCCGGTGCCTTTCGCCGCTGCGCCAACCTCGACACGCCGGCCGCCTGCAACTGGCTGCTGCCCGCCGACAACGGCCAGGTCTTGTGCGTGGCCTGCAGCCTGAACCGCACCATTCCCGACCTGTCGATCCCCGAAAACCCCGAACGCTGGCGCAAGGTCGAAACCGCCAAGCGTCGTCTGGTGGCCCAACTCATCAGCCTGGGCTTGCAGGTGATTCCCAAGACGGTGGACGAAGACACCGGCCTGGCCTTCGATTTTGTCGGCATCGACCTGGAAGGCAACGCGCCCACCACCGGCCACGCCAATGGCCTGATCACCCTCGACATCAAGGAAGCCGACGACGCCCACCGTGAGAAAATTCGCGTACAGATGCGCGAGCCTTACCGCACCTTGCTCGGTCACTTCCGTCACGAGGTCGGCCATTACTACTGGGACCGCCTGATCGCCAACAGCCATTGGCTGGAGCCGTTCCGCACGCTGTTCGGTGACGAGCGCGCCAGCTACGCCGACGCCCTGGAGCAGCACTACCAGAACGGCCCGCGCCCGGACTGGCAGCAAACCTGCGTCAGCGCCTACGCCACCATGCACCCGTGGGAAGACTGGGCGGAAACCTGGGCGCATTACCTGCACATGATGGACGCCGTCGACACCGCGCTGGGCTTCGGCATGAGCGCCCGGGAGATGGACCTGGATTACCAGCCGTTCCCCCTCAGCACCCTCTACGACCCCGGGCATCCCGGCGGCACGGCGTTCCTGTCATTCGTCAATGCGTGGATCGAACTGGCCGGCATGCTCAACGAACTGTCCCGCAGCATGGGCCAGCCGGATTTCTATCCGTTCGTCCTGCCGCCGGCGGTGATTGCCAAGCTGCACTTCATTCACCTGGTGATCCAGCAAGAGGGCGGTCGGGCGGACGAGGTCGTGCTTTTGTAG